Proteins encoded within one genomic window of Flavobacterium gilvum:
- a CDS encoding chloramphenicol acetyltransferase — MKKLLDLDNWNRKEHFLFFKQMQEPFFGATVTIDCTKAYDTAKSLGTSFFIYYLHKTLVAVNAFESFKYRMENTHIFIYDRIDGSATISRADGTFAFSLIEYHPDYAIFEQNAIAEIERIQGTTGLFTREFKDDNLIHFSAIPWLNFTSLSHARNMTYPDSCPKISFGKMTVSKKGKRKMAMSIHAHHGLMDAMHVGQMVDYFQEIMNQ; from the coding sequence ATGAAAAAACTTTTAGATCTTGACAATTGGAACCGAAAAGAGCATTTTCTTTTTTTTAAGCAAATGCAGGAACCTTTTTTCGGCGCAACAGTAACAATAGATTGCACCAAAGCATACGATACCGCCAAAAGTCTGGGCACTTCTTTTTTCATTTATTATTTACATAAAACCCTAGTGGCAGTCAACGCTTTCGAAAGTTTCAAATACCGAATGGAGAATACCCATATTTTCATTTACGACCGGATTGACGGTTCGGCAACGATAAGCCGCGCTGATGGGACTTTTGCATTTTCATTGATAGAATATCATCCGGATTATGCTATTTTTGAACAAAATGCAATTGCTGAAATCGAGCGAATTCAAGGCACTACCGGTTTATTCACAAGAGAATTTAAAGACGACAACCTCATTCATTTTTCGGCGATTCCTTGGCTAAATTTTACTTCGCTGTCACACGCCCGAAATATGACTTACCCTGATAGTTGTCCAAAAATTTCATTTGGAAAAATGACCGTATCCAAAAAAGGAAAAAGAAAAATGGCAATGTCAATACATGCCCACCACGGACTTATGGACGCTATGCATGTGGGTCAAATGGTAGATTATTTTCAGGAAATTATGAATCAGTAA
- a CDS encoding HAD family hydrolase, with translation MLNNKIPNLKVIAFDADDTLFVNEPYFQETEEKFCGLMRDYLSHQDISQELFRIEIDNLKIYGYGIKAYILSMIEAAMKISNNTISVEVIEKIIEYGKELLDKPIELLDGVEETLQTLHGKYKLVVATKGDLLDQRRKLHNSGLGKYFHHIEVMSDKQEQDYADLLKRLEIKPEEFFMIGNSLKSDVLPVLALGGYAVHIPFHTTWAHEKIDHKVEHKNFAAFEKITDILPLLGT, from the coding sequence ATGCTAAACAATAAAATTCCCAATTTAAAAGTAATTGCTTTTGACGCCGATGACACTTTATTTGTCAACGAACCTTATTTTCAGGAAACTGAAGAAAAATTTTGTGGCCTAATGCGGGATTATTTGTCGCATCAAGACATTTCCCAAGAACTCTTTAGAATTGAAATAGACAATTTGAAAATCTACGGATACGGAATCAAAGCTTATATTCTCTCGATGATTGAAGCTGCGATGAAAATTTCCAACAACACTATTTCGGTTGAAGTCATCGAAAAAATTATTGAATACGGAAAAGAATTACTCGATAAACCAATCGAATTATTAGATGGTGTTGAAGAAACTTTACAAACCTTGCACGGAAAATACAAATTGGTTGTTGCCACCAAAGGTGATTTGCTCGATCAACGCAGAAAATTACACAATTCTGGTTTGGGCAAATACTTTCACCATATTGAAGTCATGTCGGACAAACAAGAACAAGATTATGCCGACTTGTTAAAACGTTTGGAAATAAAGCCCGAAGAATTTTTCATGATTGGAAACTCACTAAAATCGGATGTATTGCCGGTTTTGGCACTTGGCGGTTACGCAGTTCATATTCCGTTTCATACGACTTGGGCACACGAAAAAATTGACCATAAAGTAGAACACAAAAATTTTGCAGCATTCGAAAAAATAACAGACATTTTACCGTTATTGGGAACATAA
- a CDS encoding DMT family transporter: MKITKPRLALICGILCISIFPILIKLRLAPGLISAFYRMTFAIILLLPYVLLSGKFKLPNLKLTLLAALCGILFSSDVAVWNIAIQDSSATQASLLTNLSPVWVGIGSFLFLKSKPAINFWIGTIVALFGMAIFVGFEFFIEMNFNQAFLFAVLSGILYSIYLLVSKNVLSEVDVLSFMTISLSASSIYLGILCYSLNEPFTGFSNTGWLVLVLQAVICQLCAWLSVSYAIKHMRATRVSLSLLSQAVITAVLAWFFLEEKITLQMIFGGIVLLFGIRITFYKKTITLKKFFS, from the coding sequence ATGAAAATCACCAAACCAAGATTGGCCTTAATCTGCGGAATACTTTGTATCTCGATTTTTCCAATCTTGATAAAATTGCGTTTGGCACCCGGATTGATTTCGGCGTTTTACCGAATGACGTTTGCTATAATATTATTATTGCCTTACGTTCTTTTGAGCGGAAAATTCAAACTTCCAAATTTAAAATTAACACTTTTGGCAGCGCTTTGCGGAATATTATTTTCCTCAGATGTTGCCGTTTGGAACATCGCCATTCAGGATTCAAGTGCGACACAGGCTTCGTTGCTTACCAATTTATCTCCGGTTTGGGTGGGAATTGGTTCTTTTCTGTTTTTAAAATCAAAACCGGCAATCAATTTCTGGATTGGAACAATTGTAGCCTTATTTGGAATGGCCATTTTTGTAGGCTTTGAGTTTTTCATCGAAATGAATTTTAATCAGGCATTTCTATTCGCTGTTTTATCCGGAATCTTATACTCGATTTATCTTTTGGTCAGCAAAAATGTCCTTTCAGAGGTTGATGTCTTATCATTTATGACCATTAGTCTAAGTGCGTCGAGCATCTATTTGGGAATTCTTTGCTATAGCCTAAACGAACCTTTCACGGGCTTTTCGAATACTGGTTGGCTTGTATTGGTTCTTCAGGCGGTAATTTGCCAATTGTGTGCTTGGCTTTCGGTTAGTTACGCTATAAAACACATGCGGGCAACAAGAGTTTCACTTAGTTTATTGAGCCAAGCCGTAATAACTGCTGTCTTGGCTTGGTTCTTTTTGGAAGAAAAAATAACTTTACAAATGATTTTCGGAGGTATTGTTTTACTCTTCGGAATCCGAATTACTTTTTACAAAAAGACTATTACGCTTAAAAAGTTCTTTTCGTAA